From Humisphaera borealis, the proteins below share one genomic window:
- a CDS encoding CheR family methyltransferase — translation MATTAEEFDFISQFVERRTGIVLEKGKEYLVESRLGPLLRKEGQASMASLIEKLKTGALAEPLARRVCEAMTTNETSFFRDIHPFEVLKKNVMPPLLDKRRATKELNLWCAASSTGQEPYTIAMTLLEAFPELRTWKIYFLATDIATDVLAKARSGRYSQLEVNRGLPASLLVKYFKRNGLEWEIDEKLRSMIDFREMNITGPWLPMPRLDLIFMRNILIYFSMETKRQILGKARRLLRDDGGLFLGGAETTLNIDASYERVQLDRSGFYRPTARMAA, via the coding sequence ATGGCAACCACAGCCGAAGAGTTTGACTTCATCTCGCAGTTCGTCGAGCGACGCACTGGCATCGTTCTCGAAAAGGGCAAGGAATACCTCGTCGAAAGCCGACTGGGACCCCTGCTCCGCAAGGAGGGCCAGGCGTCGATGGCGAGCCTCATCGAGAAGCTCAAAACTGGCGCCCTCGCCGAGCCATTGGCCCGCCGGGTGTGCGAGGCGATGACCACCAACGAGACCAGCTTTTTCCGCGACATTCACCCGTTCGAAGTCCTGAAAAAGAATGTCATGCCGCCTCTGCTGGATAAGCGCCGGGCGACCAAGGAGCTGAATCTCTGGTGCGCCGCCAGTAGCACCGGCCAGGAGCCCTACACCATCGCGATGACGCTGCTGGAGGCGTTTCCCGAGCTGCGAACCTGGAAGATCTACTTCCTCGCCACGGACATCGCGACCGACGTTCTGGCCAAGGCTCGCTCGGGTCGATACTCGCAACTTGAAGTCAACCGTGGGCTGCCCGCCAGCCTTCTGGTCAAGTATTTTAAACGCAACGGCCTGGAGTGGGAGATCGACGAGAAGCTCCGCAGCATGATCGACTTCCGCGAGATGAACATCACCGGTCCGTGGTTGCCGATGCCACGCCTGGATCTGATATTCATGCGGAACATCCTGATCTACTTCTCGATGGAGACCAAACGCCAGATTCTCGGCAAGGCCCGACGTCTGTTGCGGGATGACGGCGGCCTGTTTCTCGGCGGTGCCGAGACGACCCTGAACATTGACGCCTCCTACGAGCGCGTACAGCTCGATAGAAGTGGCTTCTACCGGCCTACGGCCAGAATGGCGGCGTGA
- a CDS encoding protein-glutamate methylesterase/protein-glutamine glutaminase: protein MRRIRVLIIDDSVVIRRILGDVIASDPSLEVVGAAANGRIGLQMIGQVSPDIVTMDVEMPEMDGLTTVRELRKTHRRLPVIMFSTLTERGASTTLDALSAGASDYVTKPSNVGNVGEAIRRISTELVGKIKGICGMQTPAVAAVPPRPRPIVRPPSASDTLKPTGPSAVRLLAVGCSTGGPVALATFIGGLEANFPVPVIITQHMPPMFTRMLADRLSIGGKLKVKEGAAGDILQAGHGYVAPGDYHMRIERHEAGFRVALNQEPPENSCRPAVDVMFRSVAATHGAGVLGVVLTGMGQDGMLGARQIRDAGGEMLVQDEATSVVWGMPGAVARDGSADAVLPLDQIADAVNRRAFGRTGLFRKGA, encoded by the coding sequence ATGCGAAGGATTCGCGTACTCATCATCGACGACTCGGTCGTCATCCGACGGATTCTCGGCGACGTGATCGCATCCGATCCGTCCCTGGAAGTGGTCGGCGCGGCCGCCAACGGCCGCATCGGCCTGCAGATGATCGGACAGGTGAGCCCCGACATCGTCACGATGGACGTGGAAATGCCGGAAATGGACGGTCTGACCACCGTCCGGGAGCTGCGAAAAACGCACCGACGGCTGCCGGTCATCATGTTCAGCACGCTGACCGAGCGCGGGGCATCGACCACACTCGACGCGCTTTCCGCGGGTGCCAGTGACTATGTGACCAAGCCGTCGAACGTCGGCAATGTCGGCGAAGCGATACGTCGGATCTCGACCGAACTGGTCGGCAAGATCAAGGGCATCTGCGGTATGCAGACGCCTGCGGTGGCGGCAGTGCCGCCCAGACCGCGCCCGATTGTCCGGCCGCCGTCGGCTTCGGACACTTTGAAACCCACCGGACCGTCGGCCGTGCGGTTGTTGGCGGTCGGGTGCTCGACGGGCGGACCTGTCGCGCTGGCGACGTTCATTGGCGGGCTGGAAGCAAACTTTCCGGTGCCCGTCATCATCACGCAGCACATGCCGCCGATGTTCACGCGAATGCTGGCCGATCGACTCTCGATCGGCGGCAAGCTGAAAGTGAAGGAAGGCGCCGCCGGCGACATCCTTCAGGCCGGTCATGGTTATGTCGCCCCCGGCGACTACCACATGCGGATCGAGCGGCACGAAGCGGGTTTCCGGGTGGCACTCAACCAGGAACCGCCGGAGAACTCGTGTCGCCCCGCGGTTGACGTGATGTTCCGATCGGTCGCTGCGACCCACGGGGCGGGTGTGCTGGGAGTGGTGCTGACGGGCATGGGCCAGGACGGCATGCTGGGCGCGCGACAGATTCGCGACGCTGGCGGCGAGATGCTTGTTCAAGACGAAGCGACCAGTGTCGTCTGGGGTATGCCCGGAGCCGTCGCCCGCGACGGATCGGCCGACGCGGTCCTTCCACTGGATCAGATTGCCGACGCCGTCAACAGGCGTGCCTTCGGTCGAACGGGGCTGTTTAGAAAGGGAGCGTGA
- a CDS encoding methyl-accepting chemotaxis protein, whose amino-acid sequence MNATLKNKPAAKSLPRPVIPMKKAAGTDETLAGLQAKLEEAKQNTQAVTETMEAVGAAKNPDEAAAAALTSVRSAFGWAYGSYWKVDAADNTLKFALDAGDVNDEFRRVTQSARFREGEGLSGRAWRNRDLFFTPDIGDMKDCCRAPVAQRMGVKSGVCFPIVVGGNVVGTMDFFSLETLEPSQERLDVLRKIGRLVSDGIDRCAKATDAARILSMVENAPVNMMYADRELKIRFMNPASLKTLKSIEKLLPVKAEQVVGQSIDIFHKRPEHQRNILGDQKNLPHRANIQLGDQTLDLLVSPVLDQNRNYLGTMVTWEVITERLATERAVKEAAEREKKQAEELRAKVDNILGVVTAAAQGDLTKTVTVSGADAIGQLGDGLRQFFAELRTTIGAIGQNAITLSSSSEELSSVSTTLSANAEETSVQANVVSAASEQVSKNVSSVATGMEEMSASIKEIAKNATEAAKVATTAVKVADKTNGTVAKLGESSIEIGNVIKLITSIAQQTNLLALNATIEAARAGEAGKGFAVVANEVKELAKETAKATEDISQKIEAIRTDTNEAVEAIGQISTIINQINDFSNTIASAVEEQTATTNEISRTIAEASKGSTEIAQNITGVATAAKSTSSGSGDTQRAAGELSRMASDLQGLVSKFKC is encoded by the coding sequence ATGAACGCTACACTCAAGAACAAACCCGCCGCCAAGAGCCTTCCCCGCCCGGTAATCCCGATGAAGAAAGCCGCGGGCACGGACGAGACCCTCGCGGGTCTGCAGGCAAAGCTCGAGGAAGCCAAACAGAACACCCAGGCGGTCACCGAGACAATGGAGGCGGTCGGCGCCGCCAAGAACCCCGATGAAGCCGCTGCCGCGGCGCTGACCAGCGTGCGATCTGCCTTCGGCTGGGCCTACGGGTCCTACTGGAAGGTCGATGCCGCCGACAACACACTGAAGTTCGCCCTGGACGCCGGCGACGTGAACGATGAGTTCCGCCGCGTCACCCAGTCGGCCCGATTCCGCGAAGGTGAAGGCCTCAGTGGCCGCGCCTGGCGAAATCGCGATCTGTTCTTCACCCCCGACATCGGAGATATGAAAGACTGCTGTCGCGCACCCGTCGCCCAACGGATGGGCGTCAAGAGCGGCGTCTGCTTCCCGATCGTTGTCGGCGGAAATGTTGTCGGGACGATGGACTTCTTCTCCCTCGAGACACTCGAACCCTCCCAGGAGCGACTCGACGTGCTTCGCAAAATCGGCCGGCTCGTCTCCGACGGCATCGACCGATGCGCCAAGGCGACCGATGCAGCCCGAATCCTGTCCATGGTCGAGAACGCGCCCGTGAACATGATGTACGCGGATCGCGAACTCAAGATCCGGTTCATGAACCCGGCTTCGCTCAAGACGCTTAAGAGCATCGAGAAGCTCCTGCCCGTCAAGGCCGAGCAGGTCGTCGGGCAATCGATCGACATCTTCCACAAGCGGCCGGAGCATCAGCGCAACATCCTGGGCGACCAGAAGAACCTGCCGCACCGTGCCAACATTCAGCTCGGCGACCAGACGCTCGATCTGCTCGTCAGCCCGGTGCTCGACCAAAACCGCAACTACCTGGGCACGATGGTGACCTGGGAAGTGATCACCGAAAGGCTCGCGACCGAGCGGGCGGTCAAGGAAGCCGCCGAACGGGAGAAGAAGCAGGCCGAAGAACTGCGTGCGAAGGTGGATAACATCCTTGGGGTCGTCACGGCCGCCGCTCAGGGCGATCTGACCAAGACGGTGACCGTCAGCGGTGCCGACGCGATCGGGCAACTGGGAGACGGACTCCGCCAGTTCTTCGCCGAGCTGCGGACGACTATCGGCGCGATCGGCCAGAACGCGATCACGCTGTCGAGCAGTTCGGAAGAGCTCTCGAGCGTGAGCACAACCCTGAGCGCCAACGCCGAGGAAACCAGCGTCCAGGCGAACGTAGTCTCGGCCGCGAGCGAACAGGTGAGCAAGAACGTTTCCAGTGTCGCGACGGGCATGGAAGAGATGTCCGCGAGCATCAAGGAGATTGCCAAGAACGCCACGGAAGCGGCCAAGGTCGCGACGACAGCCGTGAAGGTTGCCGACAAGACCAACGGCACGGTCGCCAAGCTCGGCGAGAGCAGTATTGAGATCGGCAACGTCATCAAGCTGATCACGAGCATCGCCCAGCAGACGAACCTGCTGGCCCTGAACGCGACGATCGAAGCCGCCCGCGCCGGCGAAGCCGGCAAGGGATTCGCGGTCGTCGCCAACGAAGTCAAAGAACTGGCCAAGGAGACGGCCAAGGCGACCGAAGACATCAGTCAGAAGATCGAAGCGATCCGCACCGACACCAACGAGGCAGTCGAGGCGATCGGCCAGATCAGCACGATCATCAACCAGATCAACGACTTCTCGAACACGATCGCCAGCGCGGTGGAGGAACAGACCGCGACGACCAACGAGATCAGCCGGACGATCGCCGAGGCGAGCAAGGGCTCGACGGAGATCGCCCAGAACATCACCGGTGTCGCGACGGCCGCCAAGAGCACCAGCAGTGGCTCGGGCGACACGCAGCGTGCCGCCGGCGAGCTGTCCCGGATGGCGTCGGACCTCCAGGGCCTGGTGTCCAAGTTCAAGTGCTGA
- a CDS encoding response regulator has protein sequence MKILLVDDSKTMRTIQRRVLETLGPGTDILEAADGFEALSVLASVGGKVDLALVDWNMPNMDGITFVQRVREKDKTTPLVMCTTESEKDRVIAAAKAGISGYVVKPFEGPALLEKIKQVIAKSKAA, from the coding sequence ATGAAGATCCTGCTCGTCGATGATTCGAAGACCATGCGTACGATCCAACGCCGTGTCCTGGAGACACTCGGCCCCGGCACCGATATCCTCGAAGCTGCCGACGGCTTTGAAGCGCTGTCGGTGCTCGCCTCGGTCGGCGGGAAAGTCGATCTGGCGCTGGTCGATTGGAACATGCCGAACATGGACGGCATCACTTTCGTGCAGCGTGTCCGCGAGAAGGACAAGACCACTCCGCTGGTCATGTGCACCACCGAATCGGAAAAGGATCGCGTGATCGCCGCCGCCAAGGCAGGTATCAGCGGCTACGTGGTCAAGCCGTTCGAGGGACCTGCGCTGCTGGAGAAGATCAAGCAAGTCATTGCCAAGTCCAAGGCGGCCTGA
- a CDS encoding response regulator — MRAIVIDDSRAMRAILRQALIPRGFEVIEAANGKEALTRLASAGPVDLALVDWNMPEMNGYEFVKAIRLDGTRADMRIMMVTTETEISQMVKALEAGANEYVMKPFTADVITEKLALLGIDCAEAA, encoded by the coding sequence ATGCGAGCGATCGTAATCGACGACTCACGTGCGATGCGGGCAATTCTCAGGCAGGCCCTGATTCCCCGGGGCTTCGAGGTCATCGAGGCCGCCAACGGGAAAGAGGCCCTCACCAGGCTCGCGTCCGCCGGCCCGGTGGACCTCGCCCTGGTGGACTGGAACATGCCCGAGATGAACGGCTACGAGTTCGTCAAGGCAATCCGCCTGGACGGCACGCGTGCCGACATGCGGATCATGATGGTGACCACGGAGACGGAGATCTCCCAGATGGTCAAGGCGCTCGAAGCGGGCGCGAACGAGTACGTCATGAAGCCTTTCACGGCTGACGTCATTACCGAGAAGTTGGCGCTGCTCGGCATCGACTGTGCCGAAGCGGCCTGA
- a CDS encoding secretin N-terminal domain-containing protein has protein sequence MPRTTNFAAATVLAGCLAGTLAAQIPATLPAAPPATSPATTPSASQPATLPATQPTAPISLDFKNVPLDAVLEHLSEAAGFVVIKDAPVEGRVTVVSRQPVSADEAVTLLNTVLKANGYTVIRNGRVLKVTGRDAAKKSDLPVHFGADPESIEVSDALITQVIPIGNVDAVKLRQDLAPLIGTEADVAANGGSNAIVITDTSSNVRRVVQIIAALDRHEPGNAELHRYTLKHADALATSKLILALLKPADQVPGQSPKLQTAEMALRGRINAVADERTNTLFVTAQADSLKTVDEVIKDLESNESVASEIRIFSLKFADAASASRLIGAVFRPEEQREPRGESPRREGADAALRARVIAAADDRTNTLVVTAPASTLKIIDEVLKKLDSDPATTTEIKVFPLTFADATSAAQLITTVFRPPPVQVSSSSSSSSSRTRELIDDALSARITAAADSRTNSLVITAPPESLKIIEQLLKALDANPAANSIVRVFQLKNADASSAVAMLHTIFDADPSTGVAAPLPAGVPPVTLSATRGKLTAASDSRTNTIIVQAPIETLTAVEAVLKELDSNPVTEETLFIYRLKNGQAAKMENVLNILFGNVQPNNSQNGNRFGNQNDPRNQGGRTTGNRSLTGSRNGRGSTQFDPIGQGFGGQAGGFPFNRGQNQNLPGNLSQGSMRAITELTGKVFVVADDDTNSLLITTATKYQGQVKQIVAELDRPAPQVLIKVLVAEVTHDNGTDVGVDFSILNQRANGNGQIGSTNFGLTGPNAATGGLVVQLLESNVNATLRALATAGKLEVLSRPYILASDNQLASITVGNEVPFITNTRITDQGQQINTIEYQDVGIILNVTPHISPDGLVIMDVIPEISQLTNSTVPISPGVTAPVIAKRSASSRVGIRTGNTIVIGGLMEDRKTESVSKVPLLGDIPLLGQIFSRVQINKTKTELLIFLTPHVAQQPSDLEGMSGQEIEKTKLTPKAIVPGMFDQHLDGMKTGEVPQSQPATKPDLTVLEVPMRPTYQQPATKPATP, from the coding sequence ATGCCAAGAACTACGAATTTCGCTGCGGCGACGGTATTGGCCGGCTGCCTTGCCGGCACACTGGCGGCGCAGATTCCTGCGACGCTTCCCGCCGCGCCACCGGCTACGTCGCCCGCAACCACTCCTTCGGCGAGCCAGCCTGCCACGTTGCCCGCCACGCAACCGACGGCACCGATCAGCCTCGACTTCAAGAACGTTCCGCTCGACGCGGTGCTCGAGCACCTGTCCGAGGCCGCCGGCTTCGTCGTGATCAAGGACGCCCCGGTCGAAGGACGGGTCACCGTCGTCAGCCGGCAGCCGGTCAGTGCCGATGAAGCCGTCACGCTTCTCAACACCGTCCTCAAGGCCAACGGCTACACTGTCATCCGCAACGGCCGGGTCCTGAAGGTGACCGGTCGCGATGCCGCCAAGAAGTCCGACCTGCCGGTGCATTTCGGGGCCGACCCGGAATCGATCGAAGTATCCGACGCCCTGATCACCCAGGTCATCCCGATCGGCAATGTCGACGCGGTCAAGCTTCGCCAGGACCTGGCACCGCTTATCGGTACCGAGGCCGATGTGGCCGCCAACGGTGGCAGTAACGCGATCGTCATCACCGACACGTCGTCGAATGTTCGGCGGGTCGTGCAGATCATCGCCGCCCTCGACCGTCACGAGCCGGGCAACGCTGAGCTGCACCGCTACACGCTCAAGCACGCCGATGCGCTGGCGACCTCGAAGCTCATCCTCGCATTACTCAAGCCGGCGGATCAGGTGCCGGGTCAGTCGCCCAAGCTGCAGACCGCCGAGATGGCGTTGCGCGGACGTATCAACGCCGTCGCCGACGAGCGAACCAACACGCTGTTCGTCACCGCCCAGGCCGATTCGCTCAAGACGGTGGATGAGGTCATCAAGGATCTGGAGTCCAACGAATCGGTCGCGAGCGAGATTCGCATCTTCTCTCTGAAGTTTGCGGATGCCGCTTCGGCGTCGCGGCTGATTGGTGCTGTATTTCGGCCCGAGGAGCAGCGCGAACCGCGTGGTGAGTCGCCGCGCCGGGAAGGTGCCGACGCCGCGCTGCGCGCTCGCGTCATCGCCGCCGCCGACGACCGGACCAACACCCTCGTGGTTACGGCCCCGGCCAGCACGCTCAAGATCATCGACGAGGTTCTGAAGAAGCTCGATTCCGATCCGGCGACGACGACCGAGATCAAGGTGTTTCCGCTGACGTTCGCCGATGCCACCTCGGCCGCGCAGTTGATCACCACCGTGTTTCGGCCGCCGCCGGTGCAGGTGAGTTCCAGTTCAAGTTCAAGTTCGTCGCGTACGCGCGAGTTGATCGACGACGCACTGAGTGCCCGCATTACAGCCGCGGCCGACAGTCGGACCAATTCACTGGTGATCACAGCACCGCCGGAGTCGCTGAAGATCATCGAGCAACTGCTCAAGGCGCTCGATGCCAACCCGGCGGCCAATTCGATCGTGCGGGTGTTTCAGCTGAAAAACGCCGACGCATCGTCCGCGGTCGCCATGCTGCACACCATCTTCGATGCCGACCCCAGCACCGGCGTTGCCGCGCCGCTACCCGCCGGCGTGCCGCCGGTCACGCTAAGCGCAACACGCGGAAAGCTGACGGCCGCCTCCGACTCGCGCACCAATACGATCATCGTCCAGGCCCCGATCGAGACACTGACGGCCGTCGAGGCTGTTCTGAAGGAGCTCGACTCCAATCCCGTCACCGAGGAGACACTCTTCATCTACCGGCTGAAGAACGGGCAGGCGGCCAAGATGGAGAACGTGCTGAACATCCTGTTCGGCAACGTTCAGCCCAACAACAGCCAGAACGGCAACCGGTTCGGAAACCAGAACGACCCGCGCAATCAAGGCGGTCGAACCACCGGCAACCGCTCGTTGACCGGATCCCGTAACGGCCGCGGGTCGACGCAGTTCGACCCGATCGGTCAAGGTTTTGGGGGACAAGCGGGGGGATTCCCGTTCAACCGTGGTCAGAACCAAAACCTGCCCGGCAACCTCTCGCAGGGGTCCATGCGGGCGATTACCGAACTGACCGGCAAGGTCTTCGTCGTCGCCGACGACGACACCAACTCGCTCTTGATTACCACGGCGACGAAGTACCAGGGGCAGGTGAAGCAGATTGTCGCCGAGCTCGATCGCCCTGCCCCTCAGGTGCTGATCAAGGTGCTCGTCGCCGAGGTGACCCACGACAACGGCACGGATGTCGGCGTCGATTTCTCGATCCTGAATCAGCGAGCCAACGGAAACGGGCAGATCGGCAGCACCAACTTCGGCCTGACCGGTCCGAATGCGGCAACGGGCGGCCTGGTCGTTCAACTGCTCGAATCGAACGTCAACGCCACCCTTCGTGCGCTCGCGACCGCCGGCAAGCTGGAGGTGCTGTCGCGGCCGTACATTCTCGCGAGCGACAATCAGCTCGCGAGCATCACGGTTGGCAACGAGGTGCCGTTTATTACGAACACACGCATCACCGATCAGGGCCAGCAGATCAACACGATCGAGTACCAGGACGTCGGCATCATCCTCAATGTAACACCACACATCAGCCCCGACGGCCTGGTGATCATGGATGTGATTCCGGAGATCAGCCAGCTCACCAATTCGACAGTGCCGATCTCCCCCGGCGTTACGGCACCAGTCATCGCCAAGCGGTCGGCATCGAGCCGCGTAGGCATTCGGACGGGTAACACGATCGTCATCGGCGGGCTGATGGAAGACCGCAAGACCGAGAGTGTGAGCAAGGTGCCGCTACTGGGTGATATCCCGCTGCTCGGCCAGATTTTCTCGCGGGTGCAGATCAACAAGACCAAGACCGAGTTGCTGATCTTCCTGACGCCGCACGTGGCTCAACAGCCCTCCGATCTGGAGGGCATGAGCGGGCAGGAGATCGAAAAAACCAAGCTCACCCCCAAGGCGATCGTGCCGGGAATGTTCGACCAGCACCTTGACGGGATGAAAACAGGCGAGGTGCCGCAGTCGCAGCCGGCCACGAAACCGGATTTGACGGTGCTCGAAGTGCCGATGCGGCCGACGTACCAGCAGCCCGCCACCAAGCCGGCAACGCCGTGA
- a CDS encoding chemotaxis protein CheX — protein sequence MDTNDTAIAESTSTPEITSDQVEQLVAGVWDQTLRMPVATGDSGGSVAASERQMAAYVQISGAWDGTVALHCTHDLAAAAAASMFNVPLASVTSRDELDALGELANMIGGNLKPLFPGPSHLSLPTVIGGVSYAARVPGSRVIGRHHFESGGHPFSVAVMEREKSRAVHTNR from the coding sequence ATGGACACCAACGACACAGCAATCGCCGAATCGACGTCAACACCAGAAATCACCTCCGACCAGGTCGAACAACTGGTCGCCGGCGTCTGGGATCAGACACTGCGCATGCCCGTCGCGACCGGCGACTCCGGCGGATCGGTCGCTGCCTCGGAACGGCAAATGGCGGCTTACGTTCAGATCTCCGGTGCCTGGGACGGGACCGTGGCGCTGCACTGCACTCACGACCTTGCCGCCGCCGCCGCTGCTTCAATGTTCAACGTGCCGCTCGCCTCCGTCACCAGCCGTGACGAGCTCGACGCCCTCGGCGAGTTGGCCAACATGATCGGCGGAAATCTCAAGCCGCTGTTCCCCGGCCCCAGTCACCTGTCGCTCCCGACCGTCATTGGCGGCGTCAGCTACGCCGCTCGCGTACCGGGCAGCCGGGTCATCGGGCGGCACCATTTCGAGAGCGGCGGGCACCCGTTTTCCGTCGCCGTCATGGAACGGGAGAAGAGCCGAGCCGTTCACACGAATCGCTAG
- a CDS encoding chemotaxis protein CheW, giving the protein MTDGNQYCTFTVGSLFLGIDVRKVQEVIRYQEMTRVPLAAKVVTGLINLRGQIVPAIDLRPRLGLPPRAAGALPINVVVRNSEGAVSLLVDEIGDVVSVEADSFEPRPETLRGPSRELIEGVFKLKKRLLLILDVDRSVDVTQLAA; this is encoded by the coding sequence ATGACAGATGGAAACCAATACTGCACCTTCACCGTCGGATCGCTCTTTCTGGGCATCGACGTCCGCAAGGTCCAGGAAGTCATTCGCTACCAAGAGATGACCCGCGTACCGCTGGCCGCCAAGGTGGTGACGGGACTGATCAATCTTCGCGGACAGATCGTTCCGGCGATCGACCTGCGTCCGCGACTGGGCCTGCCGCCGCGGGCCGCGGGCGCGCTTCCGATCAACGTCGTCGTCCGCAACAGCGAGGGTGCCGTCAGTCTGCTCGTGGACGAAATCGGCGATGTGGTGTCGGTCGAGGCCGATTCCTTCGAGCCACGGCCGGAGACCCTGCGCGGCCCGTCCCGCGAGCTGATCGAAGGCGTGTTCAAGCTGAAAAAGCGTCTGTTGCTGATCCTCGACGTCGATCGTTCAGTCGACGTCACCCAACTGGCCGCATGA
- a CDS encoding chemotaxis protein CheX, with protein sequence MPDVTNNTEGLHVKLIPAFIESVRTVFQTMVRVKVSILEPHVKKDSRECHDVSGVIGFSGALRGSAVLAFPQKTALDLVARFAGAEFAPDSADFADAVGELTNMIAGTAKSTLGEAAGISTPLVILGANHSVPPLRDLPCLVIPCRCEYGDFSIELNIKRHAVPVAA encoded by the coding sequence ATGCCAGATGTAACCAATAATACCGAAGGCCTGCACGTCAAGCTGATACCGGCGTTCATCGAATCCGTACGGACAGTGTTCCAGACCATGGTGCGCGTCAAGGTGTCGATCCTTGAACCCCACGTCAAAAAGGACTCTCGCGAGTGCCATGACGTTTCCGGCGTAATCGGATTCTCGGGTGCCTTGCGGGGGTCTGCCGTCCTGGCCTTTCCGCAGAAAACGGCGCTGGACCTGGTCGCCCGCTTCGCCGGGGCAGAGTTCGCACCTGACTCGGCCGACTTCGCCGACGCCGTCGGAGAACTGACGAACATGATCGCGGGCACGGCCAAAAGCACGCTCGGCGAGGCCGCAGGCATCTCGACGCCGCTGGTGATCCTCGGCGCGAACCACAGCGTGCCGCCACTGCGCGACCTGCCGTGCCTGGTCATTCCGTGCCGGTGTGAGTACGGCGATTTTTCGATCGAACTGAACATCAAGCGACACGCCGTGCCGGTCGCCGCCTAG